From the genome of Spinacia oleracea cultivar Varoflay chromosome 2, BTI_SOV_V1, whole genome shotgun sequence, one region includes:
- the LOC130467397 gene encoding uncharacterized protein translates to MTVPQIPDMHLLAYRHHMYVQGTNEATWCKYFPATLKGVASKWFEQLPPGSIASFNELQTLFSTRFMAHKERKSSMHLGRIQQGKDDSVRSYVKRFNLEAGQIPDLPDGVSFDNFIRGLKKGSFKFDLVKKSVRTMAEVLDEAEAFIHATEICSASKDGRIGEATDSSGKKDKIDRKSPRVNDVGTRYDLERPFPMKSPAESRDPKLYCQFHEDIGHETKNCRSLKRALDGLASNGHLKNYLQRNAHGSGKSQYKKNKSHVSPTEGNHSEGGFVAVISGGPAAGGTTMRGLKDYARRLG, encoded by the exons ATGACGGTACCACAGATCCCCGATATGCACTTACTTGCATACCGTCATCatatgtatgttcaaggaaccaatgaagccacttggtgcaaatatttcCCGGCCACTctcaaaggagtagcgtctAAATGGTTTGAGCAATTACCCCCAGGGTCAATTGCCTCTTTCAACGAACTGCAAACCCTGTTCTCCACcaggttcatggcacacaaggaaaGGAAAAGCAGTATGCACTTGGGACGAATTCAACAGGGGAAGGATGATTCAGTGAGAAGCTATGTGAAACGCTTCAACCTAGAGGCCGGACAAATCCCAGATTTGCCGGACGGCGTCTCCTTCGACAATTTTATCAGAGGACTGAAGAAGGGATCCTTTAAGTTTGACCTAGTCAAGAAAAGTGTAAGGACTATGGCTGAGGTTTTAGACGAGGCcgaagcatttatccatgcaacagaaatatgcagcgcgtcaaaAGATGGAAGGATTGGAGAAGCAACAGATTCCTCAGGGAAGAAAGACAAGATAGACAGAAAATCCCCACGAGTAAATG ACGTCGGAACCAGGTATGACCTTGAACGACCTTTCCCCATGAAGTCTCCTGCTGAGAGTCGAGACCCTAAgttatattgccagttccatgaagacaTAGGGCATGAAACCAAAAACTGCAGAAGCCTGAAGAGAGCTCTAGACGGCCTAGCCTCTAACGGACAtctcaagaactacttacagaGGAATGCTCACGGCTCTGGGAAGAGCCagtacaaaaagaacaagtcacatGTCTCACCTACGGAGGGAAATCACAGTGAAGGGGggtttgtagccgtcatatctgggGGACCGGCCGCTGGAGGAACCACCATGAGGGGACTGAAAGATTATGCTCGCCGCCTAGGGTAG